CATGGCGAAACACAGCGGCGCCCATCCGCGGATCGGCGCCACCGATGTGTGCCCGTTTGTGCCGGTGAGCGGCGTCACCATGGCCGACTGCGCCGAGCTGGCCCGGCAGGTGGGCCGGCGCGTCGGCGAGGAACTGGGCATACCGGTTTACCTGTACGAAGCCGCGGCGGCGACTCCCCTGCGGGTCAACCTGGCGGACGTCCGGGCCGGGGAGTACGAGGGATTGGCCGACAAGCTCCGGGACCCCGCCTGGACGCCCGATTTCGGCCCGGCGACATTCAACGCCCGCGCCGGCGCCACCGTGATCGGCGCCCGGGAGTTCCTGATCGCCTACAACATCAATTTCAACACCCGTGACGCCGCCCTGGTCAACGACATTGCGCTGGAGATCCGCGAGAAGGGCCGGGTGAAGAAAGACGCCAAGGGCGCTGTCGTCAAGGACGCGCAGGGCGAAAAAGTCTGGGTTCCCGGCAGGTTCAAGGCCGTCAAGGCGATCGGCTGGTACATTGAGCAGTACGGCTGCGCCCAGCTGTCCATCAATTTCAACAACTACAAGATTTCGCCCGTACACGAGGTGTTCGTGGAGGTGTGCCGCCAGGCCGAAGCGCGCGGCCTGCGGGTGACCGGCAGCGAGCTGGTGGGGCTGATCCCGAAACAGGCGCTGCTGGACGCGGGCGCGTTCTTCCTGACCCGCCAGGGCAAGCCGGCCGGCGTGCCGGATGAGGAGCTGATCCACATCGCCGTGAAATCGCTGGGTCTGGCCGAGTTGACTCCTTTCGACCCGCTGAAGAAGATCATCGAAGCCAGCGTCGAGGCGGAGAATCCGCCGCGGCTCCAGCGCATGAACCTGCGCGAGTTCGCCAATGAGCTGTCATCCGACTCGCCGGCGCCGGGCGGCGGCTCGGTGGCTGCGCTGGCGGGCTCGCTGGCCGCGGCTCTGGCGGCCATGGTGTCGAACCTGACCGCGGGCAAGAAGGGGTATGAGGAGCAGCGGGACCGCATGCTGCGCGTGGGCGTGGAGGGCCAGCGGCTCAAGGACG
Above is a window of Acidobacteriota bacterium DNA encoding:
- the ftcD gene encoding glutamate formimidoyltransferase; amino-acid sequence: MKQLVECVPNFSEGRDRALIDKIVAAIAAVKGVKVLDVDPCADTNRTVVTLIGEPAPVAEAAFQGIRQAAELIDMAKHSGAHPRIGATDVCPFVPVSGVTMADCAELARQVGRRVGEELGIPVYLYEAAAATPLRVNLADVRAGEYEGLADKLRDPAWTPDFGPATFNARAGATVIGAREFLIAYNINFNTRDAALVNDIALEIREKGRVKKDAKGAVVKDAQGEKVWVPGRFKAVKAIGWYIEQYGCAQLSINFNNYKISPVHEVFVEVCRQAEARGLRVTGSELVGLIPKQALLDAGAFFLTRQGKPAGVPDEELIHIAVKSLGLAELTPFDPLKKIIEASVEAENPPRLQRMNLREFANELSSDSPAPGGGSVAALAGSLAAALAAMVSNLTAGKKGYEEQRDRMLRVGVEGQRLKDEFLSDIDRDTEAFNEVMAAIKLPKKTDAEKAARGAAMETANKGATLVPLGVLRRAGPALELVREMARHGNRNSISDAGVGGLMGLSAAEGAYYNVMINLKGIEDGAFRDATSREARALLKQAEKLAAEIRDVVCKELEG